From the genome of Saccopteryx bilineata isolate mSacBil1 chromosome 6, mSacBil1_pri_phased_curated, whole genome shotgun sequence, one region includes:
- the FGL1 gene encoding fibrinogen-like protein 1 isoform X2, translating to MKNALENCLQEQARLRAQVRRLETRVKQQQVKIAQILHEKETQFLDQGENSVIDLGGKRRYADCSEIFNDGYQQSGFYKIKPLQSPAEFSVYCDMSDGGGWTVIQRRSDGSENFNRGWNDYENGFGNFVQKNGEYWLGNKNLHLLTIQGDYTLKIDLADFENNSRYAQYENFKVGDEKNSYELKVGEYSGTAGDSLAVKFHPEIQWWGSHQRMKFSTWDRDNDNYEGNCAREDQSGWWFNRCHSANLNGVYYQGPYTSKTDCGVVWHTWHGWWYSLKSVVMKIRPNDFISNIV from the exons GCTCTCGAGAACTGCCTCCAGGAGCAGGCGCGCCTCCGGGCCCAGGTGCGCAGGCTGGAGACCCGGGTCAAACAGCAGCAAGTCAAGATTGCGCAAATACTGCATGAGAAGGAAACCCAGTTTCTGGATCAAGGAGAGAACAGTGTCATTGACCTTGGAGGCAAGAGGCGATACGCAG ATTGTTCAGAGATTTTCAACGATGGGTATCAGCAAAGTGGATTTTACAAAATCAAACCTCTCCAGAGCCCAGCCGAATTCTCTGTTTATTGTGACATGTCTGATGGAGGAGGATGGACTGTAATTCAGAGACGATCTGATggcagtgagaacttcaacag AGGCTGGAATGACTATGAAAATGGCTTTGGAAATTTTGTCCAAAAAAATGGTGAATATTGGCTGGGTAATAAAAATCTTCATTTATTAACCATACAAG gagaCTACACTTTAAAAATTGACCTTGCAGACTTTGAAAATAATAGCCGTTATGCCCAATATGAAAATTTCAAAGTTGGGGATGAAAAG AATTCCTATGAGTTGAAGGTCGGAGAATATTCTGGAACAGCTGGAGACTCGCTCGCAGTGAAATTCCATCCTGAGATACAATGGTGGGGTAGTCACCAAAGAATGAAATTCAGCACGTGGGACAGAGATAATGACAACTATGAAGGGAACTGTGCAAGAGAGGATCAGTCTGGCTGGTGGTTTAACAG GTGTCACTCTGCAAACCTGAATGGTGTGTACTACCAGGGCCCCTACACCTCGAAGACGGACTGCGGGGTGGTCTGGCACACCTGGCACGGATGGTGGTATTCTTTGAAATCTGTGGTTATGAAAATTAGGCCAAAtgactttatttcaaatattgtttaA
- the FGL1 gene encoding fibrinogen-like protein 1 isoform X1, with translation MVKMFGFILVVTTLVISRESWALENCLQEQARLRAQVRRLETRVKQQQVKIAQILHEKETQFLDQGENSVIDLGGKRRYADCSEIFNDGYQQSGFYKIKPLQSPAEFSVYCDMSDGGGWTVIQRRSDGSENFNRGWNDYENGFGNFVQKNGEYWLGNKNLHLLTIQGDYTLKIDLADFENNSRYAQYENFKVGDEKNSYELKVGEYSGTAGDSLAVKFHPEIQWWGSHQRMKFSTWDRDNDNYEGNCAREDQSGWWFNRCHSANLNGVYYQGPYTSKTDCGVVWHTWHGWWYSLKSVVMKIRPNDFISNIV, from the exons GCTCTCGAGAACTGCCTCCAGGAGCAGGCGCGCCTCCGGGCCCAGGTGCGCAGGCTGGAGACCCGGGTCAAACAGCAGCAAGTCAAGATTGCGCAAATACTGCATGAGAAGGAAACCCAGTTTCTGGATCAAGGAGAGAACAGTGTCATTGACCTTGGAGGCAAGAGGCGATACGCAG ATTGTTCAGAGATTTTCAACGATGGGTATCAGCAAAGTGGATTTTACAAAATCAAACCTCTCCAGAGCCCAGCCGAATTCTCTGTTTATTGTGACATGTCTGATGGAGGAGGATGGACTGTAATTCAGAGACGATCTGATggcagtgagaacttcaacag AGGCTGGAATGACTATGAAAATGGCTTTGGAAATTTTGTCCAAAAAAATGGTGAATATTGGCTGGGTAATAAAAATCTTCATTTATTAACCATACAAG gagaCTACACTTTAAAAATTGACCTTGCAGACTTTGAAAATAATAGCCGTTATGCCCAATATGAAAATTTCAAAGTTGGGGATGAAAAG AATTCCTATGAGTTGAAGGTCGGAGAATATTCTGGAACAGCTGGAGACTCGCTCGCAGTGAAATTCCATCCTGAGATACAATGGTGGGGTAGTCACCAAAGAATGAAATTCAGCACGTGGGACAGAGATAATGACAACTATGAAGGGAACTGTGCAAGAGAGGATCAGTCTGGCTGGTGGTTTAACAG GTGTCACTCTGCAAACCTGAATGGTGTGTACTACCAGGGCCCCTACACCTCGAAGACGGACTGCGGGGTGGTCTGGCACACCTGGCACGGATGGTGGTATTCTTTGAAATCTGTGGTTATGAAAATTAGGCCAAAtgactttatttcaaatattgtttaA